The following DNA comes from Anopheles coustani chromosome 2, idAnoCousDA_361_x.2, whole genome shotgun sequence.
GTCCGATTGGAACGAGATCCGCACCGTCACGACGGAGCTGTTGAGCGAGCTGAACGTGCAGGTGAACGTTGACCGCGCTCGGGTGCCACTGAAGGGTGAGTACAGGGCTCCAGGGTGAGTTAGGGCCACGTTCATTACTTCGCTCATCAGTTCGCCAGTGGTAGCAGTATTTTTAGCCATATAGAGTTGGTAGATTCACACAGCTAgagtttgcgaaaaaaaaaaaccttcgctCGGTAGCTCACTGTCCCATCCTCACACAAACGCCACCTCGAAGCTCGCCCCCGGGGGTTCGCCCACCACCGATTTTCTACTCCTCTCTTCCGCCCTCTTTCTCTGCGTTTAGAAACGCGCGAAAAGAACGAAGCGTTCGGCTCCAGTCTTCTACTGGCCAACTCGCCGATGTCGCCCAAGATCGTGAACGGTTCCTTCGCCGCCATCTTCGATGCGGACGAGTTTCTGGCCAAGGTGTACGCCGGCATACGCATTTCGGTAAGAACTCCGCAGAGAGGTTCCTTGACGTTGGGAGTATTGCGTGTAACCGAGCGTGTGTCCCTTGCAGAATCAAGACTCACCCGCCATGCGGCGCCGGGTGCGCGGCATCCTGATGTCCGGCAAGCAGTTCTCGCTCGACTCGCGCATGGATCTGGTCGTGCACGGCATCAGCCCGGGCGAGGTTAAGAACGGCATCGAATCGAAGGCCATCACCGAGGACCTGGAGGAGGTCTGGGAAGGTACGAAGGGCAGGTAGTGTAGCGCTTCTGACATCCTTGCCGTTGTCCCCGTCGTGTATCGCTGTTCGTAGGTGGGGAGGTGCTCCTATAAAAGCACCAACCACGCTCGTCGTTGTAGCTTGCTGTCGaaagcttttctttccttgttCCGCTAAAGCTTTATGGTTTACGGTGCTTTTGGTTGGAATGTTTGTGACCGAGTTTGGTTTGGAAGCTTGTACGTAACTTTTACTCGATTTTTGACTCTCGTTTCGAGCAGCTTGTGAGCAGATGGAACTATCGGACCAAGGTATCTACAACTACAAGGTTTACTTcgattgtttacttttaaatcgatgtatttttttcgcttcaagCAGACACAACACCGGACGAATCATCCAGCAGCCAACCTTATCTCGTTCCACATGCCTCTCCCAAGCACTCCCGGTTGATCCAGCCACTCCCCATCCCTCCTGTGGTCCCTCCTCCACCGAGGGGACGCTCCCAAAGTGTGGACACCGGCATTATTCGTGCCCATGCTAACTCCTCCCGCTGGCAGGCTTTGCTCGAGCCGGAAGAACGGACCACCCGATCCGAGCCGTACTACAACTCCACCGACTCGCTAGCCAACCTAGCGTCCTCCCTGTGTGCCACACCCTCCTTACCCTCACCCGCGCAACCCCTCCCAAGCGGGGCCACGGCGAAAGTGTCCTGCGAGTCAATTCTCGAGAGCATCGACGAAAATCGTCCGTCGGAGAATTTCCCGCGCGCTCCCGGACAACCTCCGCATGCCAAACGCCGCTACTCCGACCACCATTCGCCGCTCTTTTCGCTCACCAAACCGAACGTCTACCCCGAGAAGCGCCAGTCCGAGCCAACGATCCGGTGCGCGTTCTACAACAGGGGCTTCGAGGCGCTCTGTCCCCGGCAGCCCCCGAAGCGCGTCCTGTCGCAGAACGATCTACCGCGGGCGGGACGCGTCCTGCGGCGCCAGATATCGACCATCTGCGAGCTCAACCTGGCCGACGGTTCGCCGGCGCTGGACGAGGACTGGCGGCTGACGGAGATGCCCAAGTTCCGGTACTGCATCTCGGACGAGTCGGGCCACTGCATCGACTTCGATACGGTGCTGCCGTCGGGCGGGCCGGCGGAGATCGACGATGAGGACATCCTGCGGGACGCGCTGCGCTTCGAGGAGAACTTTGTGGAGAAGTGCGCCCAGATATGCCCGGAGTCGGACTCGCTCTGCCTGGAGTCGATCGAGAACCGGGTGCTGGACGAGCTGACCGCGTCCAATGGGTTTGGCAGGgcgggtgatggtggtggtggtaaggCGGGGATGGTTGATAAAACCGCACCGTTGGACGACGAAATAATCTACGAGAATGTAAAGCTTTGCAGGAAGTGTGGCCATCAGAGGATTAAATTATAATATCGACCGTACGGCTTGTGTGTTGTGCATCTGCTGCAAATTAACCCATACGATCGATTTCCACGTCGGTAGCAGTGTGTTAGTGTGTAATGTGTTGTGAATAACGTTATATAGTATGTGTTTAAATCCTTGTTGCGTGGGAAAATGCTCGAGGGAGCCCTATATTGTGATCGACTAACCAATGATCCGCAAATCCGCCAAAACATTCTGCCAAGTGAAATCGTTTACATCCAGATTTCTACACAAATGCAGATGGTCCTACTACACAACTTTACGAAACATGATAACATATACTCTCCTATCAAAGTCAAGTTAAATATTCACTAAATGTTTCATTGTGCATAGATAGGTGTGAATTGTAATCCATGGTGCATTATTGTTGGAGATCATTTATTATTACAGTCTCAACGGAGGTAACCGTTAAAGTAAGGACGTGAAATCCCTCACAGAATATTGTTGGCAACTATAAGAAATACAAGCGCATATCCTGTTCCATAGCGTACCCATCATTGAGGGTTAATTACCACCAGATGGAGTAGATTCTTAAATTATTACCATTTAAAACGCTTAAAACGAGTGTCtatcgaaacaaaacgaatatcAATGACAAAACACTTCATTGGATTGTTTTTGCAACATAATAATCTTCCGTATTCGATGCCAAATCTGCTGTGTATgtcaataaaatcaaaccacgCTTCGAGCTAGCGTAAGCTGAAAGTGCCCCAAGCAACGTGAAAGTGTCGTAAATAGCACTAAAACATTACCAAGCAGGAACAGAAAATATAATATGGAAATCAATTGCAAGCTGGGTGTTCCTGGTAAATCCATAGTTTAATGTATATCCTCAAAGCAGTCTGATCTATGTTGCATCTTGTACGATCAAGATTGGTGTAAAACGACGATTGTAAATGTGTatcggaaaaaataaacgaattgaaaacgaagtcataaataaaaaattgaaagcaGCAAAGATTTCGTGGTGGATGTAGTGCAAGTGAGATAAAAgcggttttatttgtttatacaAATCATTTATACTTCTAGTAATGTTTCATGTTACAATATTTAATCCATTGCTTTGATGTTTCATATGTTGTTTTTAGGCACAACAGTTCCTTCAAAAGTGACATAGATCAATCccaaaatttcaattacattgtttttattgcttaTTCATTTATCAGATTATCTAATGGACAAGTTAGCTTCGAGGTGGATTTCATTTATGTACGTCAAGTGGTTATACGTTTGAATCACTGCGCTGCTTGTTATGGATAAGGTCAAAGTATCATtatgaatataaaaatataaatttaaaaatataatcgTTTAATTGTCTGTAACAGTACAAAAACGTGATTCTATAGTGATATGTTATTTTCATATACACTCTGTCCAGTTGTTATGAGACCGCACTGATATTTGTGGTTTTTACTGAATATATTGGTAAATTAGTTCTCTCTTGACATTTCTTTAATAAAAACCTACAAAATTTGCTTTAACTAATGTAACAAATGTTCTTGTTTGCATCAAACTTTTGATAAGTTAACAATTTGACAGCTTATTTTAAAGACCTCATTTTTAACAGCTGAATTTAATCTTTAAATTGATCAAACAATAACCATTTTCATAGATAGTTATTCATCCCCGTTTAGCTCTCGCATCATCATCCTTGAATAAGACAAGCCACGGTAGTCATTGTGAAAATTATAC
Coding sequences within:
- the LOC131265498 gene encoding histidine decarboxylase isoform X1 encodes the protein MDFDEYRRRGKEMVDYIADYLQNIRERRVFPEVQPGYMRNLVPESAPLEGEQWDSIFDDVERVIMPGVTHWQSPHMHAYFPALNSFPSLLGDMLADAINCLGFTWASSPACTELESIVMNWLGKMVGLPDDFLHLPAVSKGGGVIQTTASEATLVCLLAGRTMAIRRFHEHTPGLQDAEINARLVAYCSDQAHSSVEKAALIGLVRMRFIEADDQLSLRGDALRDAIDEDIRQGLIPFWVCATLGTTGACAFDNLAEIGEVCACYNVWLHVDAAYAGSAFICPEFRVWLKGIEKADSIAFNPSKWLMVHFDCTAMWVKNSGALHRTFNVEPLYLQHENSGLAIDYMHWQIPLSKRFRALKLWFVLRNFGIKGLQKHIREGVRLAQKFEALVLADARFEIPAARHLGMVVFRIRGENELTEKLLKRLNHRGHLHAVPASLKGRYVIRFTVTSTYTSNEDILSDWNEIRTVTTELLSELNVQVNVDRARVPLKETREKNEAFGSSLLLANSPMSPKIVNGSFAAIFDADEFLAKVYAGIRISNQDSPAMRRRVRGILMSGKQFSLDSRMDLVVHGISPGEVKNGIESKAITEDLEEVWEACEQMELSDQDTTPDESSSSQPYLVPHASPKHSRLIQPLPIPPVVPPPPRGRSQSVDTGIIRAHANSSRWQALLEPEERTTRSEPYYNSTDSLANLASSLCATPSLPSPAQPLPSGATAKVSCESILESIDENRPSENFPRAPGQPPHAKRRYSDHHSPLFSLTKPNVYPEKRQSEPTIRCAFYNRGFEALCPRQPPKRVLSQNDLPRAGRVLRRQISTICELNLADGSPALDEDWRLTEMPKFRYCISDESGHCIDFDTVLPSGGPAEIDDEDILRDALRFEENFVEKCAQICPESDSLCLESIENRVLDELTASNGFGRAGDGGGGKAGMVDKTAPLDDEIIYENVKLCRKCGHQRIKL
- the LOC131265498 gene encoding histidine decarboxylase isoform X2; this encodes MDFDEYRRRGKEMVDYIADYLQNIRERRVFPEVQPGYMRNLVPESAPLEGEQWDSIFDDVERVIMPGVTHWQSPHMHAYFPALNSFPSLLGDMLADAINCLGFTWASSPACTELESIVMNWLGKMVGLPDDFLHLPAVSKGGGVIQTTASEATLVCLLAGRTMAIRRFHEHTPGLQDAEINARLVAYCSDQAHSSVEKAALIGLVRMRFIEADDQLSLRGDALRDAIDEDIRQGLIPFWVCATLGTTGACAFDNLAEIGEVCACYNVWLHVDAAYAGSAFICPEFRVWLKGIEKADSIAFNPSKWLMVHFDCTAMWVKNSGALHRTFNVEPLYLQHENSGLAIDYMHWQIPLSKRFRALKLWFVLRNFGIKGLQKHIREGVRLAQKFEALVLADARFEIPAARHLGMVVFRIRGENELTEKLLKRLNHRGHLHAVPASLKGRYVIRFTVTSTYTSNEDILSDWNEIRTVTTELLSELNVQVNVDRARVPLKETREKNEAFGSSLLLANSPMSPKIVNGSFAAIFDADEFLAKVYAGIRISNQDSPAMRRRVRGILMSGKQFSLDSRMDLVVHGISPGEVKNGIESKAITEDLEEVWEACEQMELSDQGIYNYKHSRLIQPLPIPPVVPPPPRGRSQSVDTGIIRAHANSSRWQALLEPEERTTRSEPYYNSTDSLANLASSLGATAKVSCESILESIDENRPSENFPRAPGQPPHAKRRYSDHHSPLFSLTKPNVYPEKRQSEPTIRCAFYNRGFEALCPRQPPKRVLSQNDLPRAGRVLRRQISTICELNLADGSPALDEDWRLTEMPKFRYCISDESGHCIDFDTVLPSGGPAEIDDEDILRDALRFEENFVEKCAQICPESDSLCLESIENRVLDELTASNGFGRAGDGGGGKAGMVDKTAPLDDEIIYENVKLCRKCGHQRIKL